The Azospirillum baldaniorum genome segment CGTGGTCGTGGTCATGGGGGTGGTACCGCATCGTGATGATGAAATCACCATACACCACTTTTGATCGTGCGGATTCGGGGAAAAAGCGGTATCGCCTTGGGACTATTCCGTGACATGGCCTTCGTTTCGCCCGTTCAGCCAATTCCGGCAGACGCGCCGGGGATCGTGGGCACCGCGCAGGTCGAGGGCTTCGGGAAGCGTCGTCAGCAGGCGGGCGCTGCGCTGCGCGGCGATGTCGGCCAGCCGCTCCGCGACATCCAAGCGCCCGGTGAACAGGATCGCACCGATTCCGGCGGACAGCGCGCCCAGGGCATCGCCGGGCCGGTCGGCGCAGTCGAGCACCGCGGTCATCGCAACCGACGGGTGCCGGGCGGCGGCGCGGGCGGCAACCTCGCGAAACCAGCCGGCCCCGGCGGAGGCCGCCGCACCGGGCGCGCTGACCAGCAGAAGGGAAACGCCGAGGTCCGCCGCCGCGGCGCAGGCGGCGTCGGCGTCGGTCAGGCTGTGGATGCGGATGGGGCGGAGATGCGGGGGCAGGACGGTCATGGGAGCAGGGGGCATGACGGGAAAAACAGGGCAGGCATTCCCTTGGCCCGATTCCGGGAATTGAGGCAGGTCAAACCGCGGGGGCGGAGGCGAGGCTATCCTTCCAACCTACGCACTCCTGGGGTCGCCGCCGATGATGGACTATAAGGGCTACAAGGCCCAGATCGATTTCGACAACGACGCCGGCATCTTCGTCGGCGCCGTCATCAACACGCGCGACGGCATCACCTTCACCGGCCGCTCGGTCGATGAGTTGCGCAGGGCCTTCCGCGAGGCCGTGGACGATTATCTGGCGATGGCCTGCGACATGGCGGGCAACACCGAGCAGCCCTATTCCGGCAAGCTCGCCATCCGCGTCAACCCGATGCTCCACCGCGCCATCGCCACCTGTGCGGAACGCGAAGGCAAGAGCGTCGCCGCCTGGGTCGCCGATCAGTTGACGCAGGCCACGGGAATCAACGCCGTCAAGGCTGGGTGACCGCGACCGCTGTCGCAACAATCTGCTCATGAAAAAAGGGCGCCCCGTTCAGGGCGCCCTTTCTCTTTGCAGCAAGCCGCGGACGGCTTACTTGGCGTTGGCCATGGCGACGGCGGTGTCGCTCATGCGGTTGGAGAAGCCCCACTCGTTGTCGTACCAGG includes the following:
- a CDS encoding type II toxin-antitoxin system HicB family antitoxin translates to MMDYKGYKAQIDFDNDAGIFVGAVINTRDGITFTGRSVDELRRAFREAVDDYLAMACDMAGNTEQPYSGKLAIRVNPMLHRAIATCAEREGKSVAAWVADQLTQATGINAVKAG